The following nucleotide sequence is from Acyrthosiphon pisum isolate AL4f chromosome A2, pea_aphid_22Mar2018_4r6ur, whole genome shotgun sequence.
TCTAGACTCTAGGATTAGGATATTATACCCCGGCGAGCGACCAAAGATAAGTGAAAGGCATTTTCACCAGAGGCTCCGAACTTTcgtaaaaagtttaatattcatatacctatGGTCGGGGGCATTCGACCATACAAGGGTCCCAAACCGTTCGTATAACTACTGTATAAGGCACCTACCTAAACGGAGATTAGTTTTATTCGGTCGGTCGCGTTTTTCGAGGACAGCCATCCCCAGTGAGATTACTGTTTTGGCGTGCTTACCGCAAAGACGTGGCGTCGAACTTTCGGACGACGGAGATGTGCCGAAAAGCGTCGCTTGACAGCGGAGCGGACGAGCGTGTGTCGGAAGCGATCCAGGACTAAACTGACTGGCGACGCGCTGGACTCTGGAGTCTGTGGCCGGATGTAGAAGGAGGAGAGTAACCGAATCGGAAAGGATAGACCTCGACGGgggaaaaaaaaacgtaacGGACGGCAGACGTAATCGACGCCAGACTGTGACAACGACTGATCAATTTTACGGTCGTTAGTGGTTATCGCCCAAcgtgatgtattattattattattttttttttctcggccatctgtataataataatattgtcgtcgaTACCACAAGTTATCGATTGATACGGGTAAGAGGACTGATGTCTTCGCGGTCAAGCGATACACCCAGAAAGCCACGTGAAGTAATTCGTCAATTTCGGCTCGATGACCGTGGTCGCGAGGGTGCGCTATATTTTTCCCACTAGGAAAAGTCAAAATTCAAAAGTGacgaatgacaataatattatgtaattttaaatccttTGATTTTCCGTAAAATACAGTATCGCCATCGATAGTATTTTCCGACATATACAGTATCGCCGTCGATAGTATATTCCGACCGAGCATGGTTCGTTATCACtgaattgattaaaatataccgAGATAACATTCAAAAAGAAAGCCCAAATCCCCAAAACCAACTTGCACGTTCTCCTTTCGCCTGGATTCCgacatgaatatttaaataataaatccctagtattattttatgttattataatttgtaaatcgcaataaaatattgtattttttgtacgCGTCACAAATCGTCAACTACTAAATAATGTTTCCCCACTAGCAGTGGAGATAGaattattttgatcattattttcgtttttgaatCGTTCACATGAAGcgttttcaatatttacttTGGTTCGCTCACGAGCATGTGTCTTTTCGGTTACatgtaagatttttaaattattaccaaacaccaaaaaaaatttctacctacatatttaatttatgactgGTTGTTTTTAGGAGATTGAAGCTATTGCGTCTGTActgaaaatacctataaaatggaTTGAACCTCCATCCGATAAAGTAAGAACATCTTGTAATAATTTACCAACTAATTCActtgacattattatttaacatgtttaaaattttaaagtgctttagtacatattttgtaagattctaaaattgttttatttgtttatcattagCCATGGTATCTGGTTGAGCTACCATCAGAAGAGGCGGTACAAAAATTGTCAGCTCGTTCAGTAACTATGAGACGTGCTATACATTTATGGGCTGATGAACCAACTGTGCCAAGACTCCATGCgtcattaaaagaaaaatgtttaaatggttTACTTGAAccatataaactaaaatcattcAAAGTAGATgtagatttattttgtaattcacaAACACAGGAAGAAAAACTTGAACGCATAGAAGTAAACCGATATAAATATTCCACATTTAATCTAGGTGGTTTGATGATGTTATATTGTTCCACTAGTCGTTCAGTTATATGCCATTTCAAGGACACGTGGATCTTAAAAATCCAGATGTTACGTTTCAATATATTGAGTACTATGGTTTAGATCCAAAAATTGTGCCAGCAAATCCTACTCGTACATTTTTCGGCCGAGTagtaagtatagtataatatatttttattttatttttaaaattaattatattgttattataggtgTCTGAAAGTGGACGACCATTAATACatgaattatcattaaaaaaacgtACATTTATTGGCAATACTAGTATGGATCCACAGCTTTCTTTATTAATGGCAAATTTAGGAAAAGTTTCTAATGGTGATTTAGTATTGGATCCATTTGTTGGAAGTGGTATGtgtttctttatattttagttaaattatatccTATTAATATATGTTGttagtttaatacaattatttcatttttagttcctaaaataattattcgcaATTgacagttattattaaattattcctatatgtatacaatgtttatatgatttattagttatttcttaatgaattttttgtcacgcctgtaCCGAAAGGTTGGTTTTTGATAGCGGTTAAAGCGTTGGAAAGCGTCCTTTTTCCATCCAGCgggcggtaaagtggaaatccccaaaaatGCTGGGCGCACATATCatgcgcgtatcccctgcaccttcagacactgaaatctataccacggtccttacaaaacataaacttttggttacatcttatattcatattataacctccatgcgTAAAATaaccacttaaaataaataaaaccaaatcttTTCTTTCATGAATTATATTGTTGTCGTAGAGTTATGGTCTAGTTATTGCATAGATTcattacctttgccgtgatcgatgaatgcataggcgtgacaaaaaatggTGTGTATGGCTCATGCGGGAAGACAATTTAAGTCTTGGGCGAAATGAAGCACTGtcgcccgcgactgaaatagttcacttcccgcccttgccacacaatatactattacacttattatatattatcattgcaaTTATTAGTTGTGCTCAGAGATCTTTTCACCCATTAATTCatgaataaattgttaatacctattttaaaaattagttaacatttttttttttttatttgatgatagCACACATTGAaacatttaatagtaataaatatttttagtattgtactttaaatcaattacaattttttgttttgttaaatcacatattgtattaaacaattGGCCGTAGATCACATATTACACTTATCTCACTCAAGTGTAAgatgtttaatttttctttaaggTTCATTGTTAGTTGCTGCTGCAAAATTTGGTGGCCATGTAATTGGAACAGATATTGACTTCTTAATGCTTCATGGGCGTACAAGGCCTACAAGAAAACAGACaagagtaatatatttttatctatattataatgattaacataatattatacatatagcttTTATTTAGAAGTTTAGTTTTTAACTTaagtgttattatataaatagttataagtttttcgtggaaaatgtatattttttctacCTATACTTTAaggcataggcgtgcgcacggggtatGCAGCGTTTAGGCTTGCATACCCTGCAGACAGACGCTTGTTTTAGGAGGCACATAAATAGTCTGAGACAACACTGGACTCTCTGTTCCTAATTTCGACTGGTGGTAAATAATATAGCGTATATAACatttacaatgaaaaaaaaataagaaaaactaattgttttctaataataagtaataaccataggtgataatatgtttataatgtaatgcCATGTACCAAGGGGTGAatccagatttttttttttgggggggagggcTAAATTGTCTTTATACTTACGATTAAAATGCCTAAATTGAGAAATAATACATCTATGAAAGTTTAAAGCATCAAAANNNNNNNNNNNNNNNNNNNNNNNNNNNNNNNNNNNNNNNNNNNNNNNNNNNNNNNNNNNNNNNNNNNNNNNNNNNNNNNNNNNNNNNNNNNNNNNNNNNNNNNNNNNNNNNNNNNNNNNNNNNNNNNNNNNNNNNNNNNNNNNNNNNNNNNNNNNNNNNNNNNNNNNNNNNNNNNNNNNNNNNNNNNNNNNNNNNNNNNNNNNNNNNNNNNNNNNNNNNNNNNNNNNNNNNNNNNNNNNNNNNNNNNNNNNNNNNNNNNNNNNGCTTTAAGGGTATAActgaaattacttatttttaggGATGAGTTCTCTAACTTTTCAAACCCTCAAACTGTTCAATAGTATTCAAAATTCGacaaaaatttaagtttgaattgttataatataataaatttgaaatgttcaaaTGTGACAACagattaatcaattttttttttgttaacacagttttacttttattatattcttaaatgttttaaagtttgaaaGTTAGAACAGTTCGAAAAAACTTAGGGTCTGACCCATCcatacttatattgtatttatattaatactttaatatatataataatatacattattaacacGTTGAATGCCATGCGGTCTCAGAGTACTAGgataaaacagtatttttttggACGCCAGTTGTCGCaccttgttattatttatactccATATGACCGCTGGTGGCTGTAAATAAATatggttttgtattattaacttttccatGGCGCTAtaataatgcactaaaaaactaaaaaagtgtCGTGGCATATCGagaattattaagatttttatatttttaaattttttttcaaatacaatagtatatacaaatttgtaatggcactgaaaaatatacttggCGTACTCATGATAAATATTGTGTGACTGCCGGCAGCCGCAtggcagtcaacgtgttaatttgtacatttattttcagCATATAGCTAGAAAAGATGAAAGTATTGAAGCCAATATGGTGCAATATTCTTGTGTTGACAAATATATTGATGTAATTGTTGCTGATTCAGCTTTACCGTTTTGGCGCAGTGATGTAGAATTTGACTGTATCTTAGCAGAtcgtaatataaaattcattaaaatgattaataattaacaatacaatttaaatactacaattttatttttttctatagctCCATATGGTATTAGAGAACCAACTGAACGAATAGGCTCTAAAGAATCTTTACCTATTATTAAGAAGGAAGGATCTCCTGTACATTTCCCATCCAAAATAGAATATGGATTAAATGAGATCATCAAAGATCTTATGTGGTTTTCTTCCAAACATCTTAAGTTACATGGAAGATTGTTATTTTGGGTACCAGTATTTCGACAAGATTACAATGATGCACAGATGGCTAGACatagttgttttaaattaataggaaACTGTGAACAGGTGTTGACGACATTCACAGCTAGGCGGCTTTtggtttatgaaaaaattaaaatgcctcaagtaaaatcaacatattttatacaactttgaacaaatatttattttatatttattacaggaTACTGATGAATGTAGTTCTGCAATACCAGCTGCTAGTACttttagagaaaaatattttactcatgGTGATGAAAATCGTCTAAcaagaaagcaaaaaaaagcaGAGGCAGCTAAGAACAAAGAAATTTGgtttgcaaaattaaataatgttaatgtgAAATAAGACCAAATTGTAAGCTCAGCAATCAATAAATAAAGATTaacataagtaaataattttattcattattatttattaatatttaaaacttatataattgaCATTTGATCAAACATTATTCAAATAGACAATAAtcttttcacaatattttttacgacCAGACTCTATTTTTATACGCAATACgcatagaattattattttcatgtttaaaataattatggttcCACTTCATTTAATCCATTGCAAAATAACTATTGACAAATTAAcctgaactaaatattatattatacagttcatAAAATGCaacttagtattttttttaaattatctttcatATATACTCAAAttgcataaaattaattaatttaattataaaataaaaaaaatcttaaaaactaTCTGCGTAAAGTGTTACTTAACAAGGTGCATCATATAATTACATCAATACCATGTTTAGTTATTAGTGTATcttacatatattacatataacatgaaaacaaatttctataaaGTCATTCAAtagtattaaagaaaataatatttttaaattcttctcatataatattatacaaatatttaaaaaaaaaacacattgtaaaatcaatacattcatcaatccaatcagaatctaaaatttattagaatttaacgctacaaaaaaaaacctgtatagttatgttaatatttataatgtaatttaaaaaacaggTAACAATATACTAAGATATGGGTTTTCAACCTGTCTGGATCCACGCCCCACGGTTCCTccgattttgaaaataatttaaatggttaataattttaattaataatacattttatgtagcCGTTACTTTTGGAAGGTCAAAAATGTCCAatactattgataataattgagaaatacaaaataaaaattatggaaaactgggaatttttacttaaaaccgattttttttaaaattgaaaattgaatataaaatttgttcTTACTTCTTCATAAGTAGTTTATGCTGAAacccaaaaatctaaaaataaaagtatatccACAACTTTTTTTGGTtgacatttaaagtttaaatttggataaaattagatatttaaacaaagaataacaataatagttattttgtaataattcaaaaatatatctattcttagaaacacaaaaaatgttataagtatattattatattttattcatgcaATGATATTTTCGAATCATTTAGATTTTaatcctatttaatatttataatatataacgcctgctatatttctaaaataaattactatgctAGCAAATAGGAATATAAACATACCAAagaatatacttagtaatattatatgctgaTAGACCATCTttgctcagaatagttttttttatgcaatgtgttatcattaaattttaatttagcatacaaaaaaaataggtttacattacagtgacttactcaattgtgcatttatagatataatttattgactcaAACTACCATCTTCATAAGAAGATATATCCatttgataggtatattatcttcTTTCcaaattcttaaattaaaattaaaattgttaaaagacCACGTTTTAATCACCCATCCACCCCacttcaacaaaaaaaaaatagtttttttaaaagtttgtaaatttattacgaTAATTTTAACTCATTATAAAGATTCACTATTGTACCTGCTAGTTTTATGGTATGGAAgatttttatattgcatatattttgGTCATGGATCAATTGCTACAAATCATTATTTACCAGATCAAAAGAAATATCACcacact
It contains:
- the LOC100164143 gene encoding tRNA (guanine(10)-N2)-methyltransferase homolog; the protein is MKRFQYLLWFAHEHVSFRLHEIEAIASVLKIPIKWIEPPSDKPWYLVELPSEEAVQKLSARSVTMRRAIHLWADEPTVPRLHASLKEKCLNGLLEPYKLKSFKVDVDLFCNSQTQEEKLERIESFSYMPFQGHVDLKNPDVTFQYIEYYGLDPKIVPANPTRTFFGRVVSESGRPLIHELSLKKRTFIGNTSMDPQLSLLMANLGKVSNGDLVLDPFVGSGSLLVAAAKFGGHVIGTDIDFLMLHGRTRPTRKQTRHIARKDESIEANMVQYSCVDKYIDVIVADSALPFWRSDVEFDCILADPPYGIREPTERIGSKESLPIIKKEGSPVHFPSKIEYGLNEIIKDLMWFSSKHLKLHGRLLFWVPVFRQDYNDAQMARHSCFKLIGNCEQVLTTFTARRLLVYEKIKMPQDTDECSSAIPAASTFREKYFTHGDENRLTRKQKKAEAAKNKEIWFAKLNNVNVK